From the Streptomyces nigrescens genome, one window contains:
- a CDS encoding S16 family serine protease encodes MTTLRPSRTGTPARRRTLSRPHALVFGAVPVVALLAVAGFAPLPYSVARPGQTTDVLGTHGGGEVISPSGAAVRKTSGQLRMVAIQATAPDAGIRVGDVIEGWFRKDRAVMPLEAVFPSGMSDAEIAQHNVAEMKSSQRDATTAALRFLHRDPDRVKVRLRLDDVGGPSAGLMFSLGIVDKLAGDGSGGDLTGGRTIAGTGTIDADGTVGAVGGAPLKMQAARRDGASVFLVPKAECAQVRPAPEGLRLVPVSTLKGAVQALRALAKGGPVPGC; translated from the coding sequence GTGACGACCCTGCGCCCCTCCCGCACCGGAACCCCGGCCCGCCGCCGCACCCTCTCGCGCCCCCATGCCCTCGTGTTCGGCGCTGTGCCCGTCGTGGCGCTGCTGGCCGTCGCGGGGTTCGCGCCGCTGCCGTACTCCGTGGCGCGGCCGGGCCAGACCACGGATGTGCTGGGTACGCACGGCGGCGGGGAGGTCATCTCGCCGAGCGGGGCCGCGGTGCGCAAGACCTCCGGCCAGCTGCGGATGGTGGCGATCCAGGCGACCGCGCCGGACGCCGGTATCCGCGTGGGGGACGTGATCGAGGGGTGGTTCCGCAAGGACCGTGCGGTGATGCCCCTGGAAGCGGTCTTTCCCTCCGGCATGTCCGATGCGGAGATCGCGCAGCACAATGTCGCGGAGATGAAGTCCTCGCAGCGGGACGCGACCACGGCCGCGCTCCGCTTTCTGCACCGGGACCCGGACCGGGTGAAGGTGCGGCTGCGGCTCGACGATGTGGGCGGGCCCAGCGCCGGACTGATGTTCTCGCTCGGCATCGTCGACAAGCTGGCAGGCGACGGCAGCGGCGGCGATCTCACCGGCGGCCGCACCATCGCCGGCACGGGGACGATCGACGCCGACGGAACGGTGGGCGCGGTCGGCGGGGCGCCGCTCAAGATGCAGGCGGCCCGCCGCGACGGGGCGAGCGTCTTCCTCGTGCCGAAGGCGGAGTGCGCGCAGGTGCGGCCCGCGCCGGAGGGGCTGCGGCTGGTCCCCGTCAGCACCCTCAAGGGCGCGGTGCAGGCGTTGCGCGCACTGGCGAAGGGCGGCCCGGTCCCCGGCTGCTGA
- a CDS encoding nucleotidyltransferase domain-containing protein: MTSTPGPAPLPEPAPPGAAAEATGERNPADRTTPDGVPPDRVTPVRPATDRATAHLLDRFLAALRPRLPLRALWAHGSLAGGDYQQGRSDLDLIAIVDRPCTPEEERQLGELHATLDRTDPLAAKLHCSYLAADETADPAHIHLTWAHRELKRRTVTPVTRRELHTFGRVLYGDAPTTLLPPVTDAELATFIRTDLREFWRPALDEPEEWLQDIWVDLGMLTLARATVTLRDGTLISKGEALAVLGELGAPDEVIADIRHRRYGPAAPPHPPGPARPSDRLGRRADLTRAFLGPAIDRTLATYGHTFPAPPG; encoded by the coding sequence ATGACCTCCACCCCTGGACCCGCCCCGCTCCCCGAGCCCGCCCCGCCCGGGGCGGCCGCCGAAGCCACCGGCGAACGGAACCCTGCTGACCGGACCACCCCTGACGGAGTCCCGCCTGACCGAGTCACCCCTGTCCGGCCGGCCACCGACCGGGCAACGGCCCATCTCCTGGACCGCTTTCTGGCCGCCCTCCGGCCCCGGCTCCCGCTCAGGGCGCTCTGGGCACACGGCTCCCTCGCAGGCGGCGACTACCAGCAGGGCCGCAGTGACCTCGACCTGATCGCGATCGTCGACCGCCCGTGTACGCCGGAGGAGGAACGGCAACTGGGCGAGCTGCACGCGACCCTGGACCGGACCGACCCCCTCGCAGCGAAGCTGCACTGCAGCTACTTGGCGGCCGACGAGACGGCCGACCCCGCACATATCCACCTCACCTGGGCCCACCGGGAACTGAAGCGCCGCACGGTCACTCCGGTCACCCGACGCGAACTCCACACGTTCGGACGCGTCCTGTACGGTGACGCCCCCACTACCCTCCTCCCGCCGGTGACCGACGCGGAGCTCGCCACGTTCATCCGCACCGACCTGCGGGAATTCTGGCGGCCCGCCCTGGACGAGCCGGAAGAGTGGCTCCAGGACATCTGGGTCGACCTCGGCATGCTGACCCTGGCCCGCGCCACGGTGACCCTCCGCGACGGCACGCTCATCAGCAAGGGCGAGGCGCTGGCCGTCCTCGGTGAACTCGGCGCCCCGGACGAGGTCATCGCCGACATCCGGCACCGCCGCTACGGGCCCGCGGCACCGCCCCATCCGCCCGGCCCCGCTCGCCCCTCCGACCGGCTAGGCCGCCGCGCCGACCTGACCCGGGCGTTCCTCGGCCCGGCCATCGACCGCACCCTGGCGACGTACGGCCACACCTTTCCGGCCCCACCCGGCTGA
- a CDS encoding MFS transporter has product MTATPEPAPACPSPPAATAPPSADPPLWRDRRFVLLAAARTISVLGNGFARVALSFAVLALPGAGPGQLSLVLACQAVPQLVFILAGGVMADRMSRSRLMIVTDLVGAAAYAGLAAMVLTGHAPLMALCALAALAGTATALFSPAMDGVIPLLVPAGRLQRANGLLRVGMNSSMLLGLALSGVAVAVVGAGWALALNAVSFVVSALLVRGLRLPARARTGSSGWADLRDGWREFAGRQWLWVVVAQYSVVVAALNANAGVLGPLVAENELGGARSWSLIVAAQALGTITGAGLAARIRVRRPVLIAVLATFPLALPIALLAVRAPVPWIALAMFGSGIAADIFGVLWATTIQREVPEAALSRVSSYDWFGSLAFAPLGLLIAGPVAARTGVGPALAGCAALIVLVSAAALLSPQVRGLRAPGPAPTGEERDECEAERPR; this is encoded by the coding sequence GTGACGGCCACTCCGGAACCCGCGCCCGCCTGCCCGTCCCCGCCCGCCGCCACCGCCCCGCCATCTGCCGACCCGCCTCTCTGGCGTGACCGGCGGTTCGTCCTGCTGGCCGCCGCCCGCACCATCTCGGTCCTCGGGAACGGCTTCGCCCGGGTGGCGCTCTCCTTCGCGGTGCTGGCGCTGCCGGGGGCGGGTCCCGGGCAACTGTCACTGGTGCTGGCCTGTCAGGCGGTGCCCCAGCTGGTGTTCATCCTCGCGGGCGGGGTGATGGCGGACCGGATGTCGCGCTCCCGGCTGATGATCGTCACCGATCTCGTCGGCGCCGCCGCCTACGCCGGTCTCGCCGCCATGGTGCTGACCGGGCATGCCCCGTTGATGGCGCTCTGCGCACTGGCGGCGCTGGCGGGAACGGCCACCGCGCTGTTCTCCCCCGCGATGGACGGCGTCATTCCGCTGCTCGTCCCCGCCGGACGGCTGCAGCGGGCGAACGGGCTGCTGCGGGTCGGTATGAACAGCTCGATGCTGCTGGGGCTCGCACTGTCCGGTGTGGCCGTCGCCGTCGTCGGCGCGGGCTGGGCCCTGGCGCTCAACGCCGTGTCGTTCGTGGTGAGCGCGCTGCTGGTCCGGGGCCTCCGGCTGCCCGCGCGGGCCCGTACGGGGTCCTCGGGGTGGGCCGATCTGCGGGACGGCTGGCGGGAGTTCGCCGGACGGCAGTGGCTGTGGGTGGTCGTCGCGCAGTACTCGGTCGTCGTCGCCGCGCTCAATGCCAATGCCGGAGTGCTGGGGCCACTGGTGGCCGAGAACGAGCTGGGCGGGGCACGCTCCTGGTCACTGATCGTCGCCGCGCAGGCGCTGGGCACCATCACGGGCGCCGGGCTGGCCGCCCGTATCCGGGTGCGCCGGCCGGTGCTGATCGCGGTGCTGGCCACCTTCCCGCTGGCCCTCCCGATCGCGCTGCTCGCCGTGAGGGCGCCGGTGCCGTGGATCGCGCTGGCCATGTTCGGCTCGGGTATCGCCGCCGACATCTTCGGTGTGCTGTGGGCGACCACCATCCAGCGCGAGGTCCCGGAGGCGGCGCTGTCCCGCGTCAGCTCGTACGACTGGTTCGGCTCACTGGCCTTCGCGCCGCTCGGCCTGCTGATCGCCGGGCCGGTCGCGGCACGGACCGGCGTCGGCCCCGCCCTCGCCGGCTGCGCCGCGCTGATCGTCCTCGTCTCGGCGGCCGCCCTGCTCTCCCCCCAGGTACGCGGCCTACGCGCACCGGGGCCGGCGCCGACGGGCGAGGAGAGGGACGAGTGCGAAGCCGAGCGACCCCGCTGA
- a CDS encoding GntR family transcriptional regulator, whose amino-acid sequence MLFRVDPGSSVPLGDQIAASVRGAIADGTVDTGERLPAARELAASLGVNVHTVLRGYQRLKEEGLIELRRGRGAVVIGGAAPARARLGETAERLIAEARKLGLSDEEIVTVVRVGLAGR is encoded by the coding sequence GTGCTCTTCCGGGTCGACCCCGGGTCGTCCGTCCCGCTCGGCGACCAGATCGCGGCCTCGGTCCGCGGTGCCATCGCCGACGGCACGGTGGACACCGGGGAGCGGCTGCCGGCCGCCCGCGAGCTCGCCGCGTCCCTCGGCGTGAACGTCCATACCGTGCTGCGTGGCTATCAGCGCCTCAAGGAGGAGGGGCTGATCGAACTCCGCCGCGGCCGAGGTGCGGTGGTCATCGGTGGGGCCGCTCCCGCCCGCGCCCGCCTCGGGGAAACCGCGGAGCGGCTGATCGCCGAGGCCCGCAAGCTGGGGCTCTCCGACGAGGAGATCGTGACGGTGGTACGGGTGGGGCTCGCGGGACGGTAA
- a CDS encoding DUF1648 domain-containing protein gives MKSALRSAPPSDGSARTWLAAVPFVVVIVVFAGIYMGVADRLPDPLATHFRDERADGFSSVPGFLTASLALLLALGSVFGLLIHLRVPAPDVPWLIAGCYFTSAELGYVFCGTLLANADASDASAVREPWWQLPVGLGVALFAGALGRLLAGAAPPWPRRAPGATSRLDVPAGTTAGWSRTISSPPLIVLGVLLLGAGLVVGILAGWFPAAGLLFGGAVVLPLASVRVTVDRRGLALSPTLLPGRFRLRRIPVDRIAEAGSRRIACFAEFGGWGYRIRSGASGLVLRSGEGVVVRLTNGREFAVTVDDAATAAALLNTYADRAQARQGG, from the coding sequence ATGAAGAGTGCATTACGTTCCGCCCCGCCCTCGGACGGCTCCGCGCGGACCTGGCTCGCCGCCGTCCCCTTCGTTGTCGTGATCGTGGTCTTCGCCGGTATCTATATGGGGGTGGCCGACCGGCTGCCCGATCCGCTGGCCACCCACTTCCGCGACGAACGCGCCGACGGCTTCTCCTCGGTTCCGGGCTTTCTGACCGCGTCCCTCGCCCTGCTCCTCGCCCTCGGCTCCGTCTTCGGCCTGCTCATCCATCTGCGGGTACCGGCCCCCGACGTGCCGTGGCTGATCGCCGGCTGCTACTTCACCTCCGCTGAGCTCGGTTACGTCTTCTGCGGGACGCTGCTCGCCAACGCCGACGCCAGCGACGCCTCGGCCGTCCGGGAACCGTGGTGGCAACTGCCCGTGGGTCTCGGTGTGGCGCTGTTCGCCGGCGCGCTCGGGCGGCTGCTCGCCGGGGCGGCGCCCCCATGGCCCCGGCGGGCACCCGGTGCGACGTCCCGGCTCGACGTCCCCGCCGGCACGACCGCCGGCTGGTCACGTACCATCAGCTCACCCCCGCTGATCGTGCTGGGTGTCCTGCTGCTCGGCGCCGGACTCGTCGTGGGCATCCTCGCCGGCTGGTTCCCGGCCGCCGGACTGCTCTTCGGCGGTGCCGTGGTGCTGCCCCTGGCCTCCGTGCGGGTGACCGTGGACCGGCGCGGGCTGGCCCTGTCGCCGACGCTGCTGCCCGGTCGCTTCCGGCTGCGGCGCATCCCCGTCGACCGTATCGCCGAGGCCGGCAGCCGCCGGATCGCCTGCTTCGCCGAGTTCGGCGGCTGGGGCTACCGCATCCGGTCGGGCGCCAGCGGCCTCGTACTGCGCTCGGGGGAGGGCGTCGTGGTGCGGCTGACGAACGGCAGGGAGTTCGCGGTGACGGTCGATGATGCCGCGACGGCCGCCGCACTGCTCAACACGTATGCGGACCGCGCGCAGGCGCGGCAAGGAGGCTGA
- a CDS encoding helix-turn-helix domain-containing protein, which yields MADDYLVRIGRLIRDARQHRGWTQTQLAEALGTSQSAVNRIERGNQNISLEMIARIGEALDSEIVSLGYAGPMHLRVVGGRRLSGSIDVKTSKNACVALLCATLLNAGRTTLRRVARIEEVYRILEVLGSIGVRTRWINDGNDLEIVPPAELDLDSMDTEAARRTRSVIMFLGPLLHRMDHFKLPYAGGCDLGTRTVTPHMTALRHFGLEITATDGTYIAEVDRSVAPKRAIVLTERGDTVTENALLAAARHDGVTVIRNASSNYMVQDLCFFLEELGVRVDGIGTTTLTVHGAAHIERDVDFAPSEDPVEAMSLLAAAVVTESELTIRRVPVEFLEIELAVLEEMGLDHERSTEYAADNGRTRLIDLTVRPSKLQAPLDKIHPMPFPGLNIDNVPFFAAIAASAQGQTLIHDWVYDNRAIYLTDLNRLGAQVKLLDPHRVLVDGTTRWRSAEMMCPPALRPAVVVLLAMMAAEGTSVLRNVYVINRGYEDLAERLNSIGAQIEIFRDI from the coding sequence ATGGCAGACGACTACCTCGTACGCATCGGCAGGCTCATCCGTGACGCCCGGCAACACCGTGGCTGGACACAGACGCAGCTTGCGGAGGCTCTGGGCACCAGCCAGAGCGCCGTCAACCGCATCGAACGCGGGAATCAGAACATCAGTCTTGAGATGATCGCCCGGATCGGCGAGGCTCTCGACAGCGAAATCGTCTCGCTCGGCTACGCCGGGCCGATGCATCTGCGGGTGGTCGGCGGACGCCGGCTGTCCGGCAGCATCGACGTGAAGACGAGCAAGAACGCCTGTGTGGCGCTGCTGTGCGCCACACTGCTCAATGCGGGCCGCACAACTCTGCGCCGGGTGGCCCGTATTGAGGAGGTCTACCGCATCCTCGAAGTACTGGGCAGCATCGGCGTACGGACCCGGTGGATCAACGACGGCAACGATCTGGAGATCGTCCCGCCCGCGGAGCTCGACCTCGACTCGATGGACACCGAGGCGGCACGCCGCACCCGCAGCGTCATCATGTTCCTCGGCCCGCTGCTGCACCGCATGGACCACTTCAAACTGCCGTACGCGGGCGGCTGCGATCTCGGCACCCGCACCGTCACGCCCCACATGACGGCACTGCGCCACTTCGGCCTGGAGATCACCGCGACCGACGGCACCTACATCGCCGAGGTGGACCGCAGCGTCGCCCCCAAGCGCGCGATCGTACTGACCGAGCGCGGCGACACCGTCACCGAGAACGCGCTGCTGGCCGCCGCCCGGCACGACGGCGTCACGGTCATCCGCAACGCCTCCTCCAACTACATGGTCCAGGACCTCTGCTTCTTCCTGGAGGAGCTGGGCGTCCGGGTCGACGGCATCGGCACCACCACGCTCACCGTGCACGGCGCCGCACACATCGAACGCGATGTGGACTTCGCGCCGTCCGAGGACCCGGTCGAGGCAATGAGCCTGCTGGCAGCGGCAGTTGTCACCGAGTCCGAGCTGACGATCCGCCGGGTCCCGGTCGAGTTCCTGGAGATCGAACTCGCCGTCCTGGAGGAAATGGGCCTGGACCACGAGCGCAGCACGGAGTACGCCGCCGACAACGGCCGCACCCGGCTCATCGACCTGACGGTCCGCCCCTCCAAGCTCCAGGCCCCGCTCGACAAGATCCACCCGATGCCCTTCCCGGGCCTCAACATCGACAACGTCCCCTTCTTCGCGGCCATCGCGGCCAGCGCCCAGGGCCAGACCCTCATCCACGACTGGGTCTACGACAACCGCGCGATCTACCTGACGGACCTCAACCGCCTCGGCGCCCAGGTCAAACTCCTCGACCCGCACCGCGTCCTGGTCGACGGCACGACCCGCTGGCGCTCCGCAGAAATGATGTGCCCCCCGGCCCTGCGCCCGGCCGTCGTCGTCCTCCTGGCCATGATGGCCGCCGAGGGCACCTCCGTCCTGCGCAACGTCTATGTCATCAACCGGGGTTACGAGGACCTGGCGGAACGCCTCAATTCGATCGGGGCGCAGATCGAGATCTTCCGGGACATCTGA